Proteins co-encoded in one Marinobacter qingdaonensis genomic window:
- the topA gene encoding type I DNA topoisomerase has protein sequence MGKSLVIVESPAKAKTINKYLGSDFIVKSSVGHIRDLPVSGSGSQTDPKERARQAALTRKMSPDEKAAHKKRKAREQLVARMGVDPDKNWDARYEILPGKEKVVSELKRLAKSADHIYLATDLDREGEAIAWHLQETIGGEPDKYRRVVFNEITKRAIQEAFKDPGALDNNRVNAQQARRFLDRVVGYMVSPLLWAKIARGLSAGRVQSVAVRLIVEREREIRKFVPEEFWQLHANLAPAKADQPVRFEVTRYDDKPYRPVNESQSNDHVDRLKAGAFKVAKREDKPTRSRPSAPFITSTLQQAASNRMGFSVKKTMMLAQRLYEAGFITYMRTDSTNLSQDAVNGCRDYIQKQFGDRYLPEKPRVYGSKEGAQEAHEAIRPTEVSRRPSDISGLEKDAEKLYDLIWRQFIACQMADAEFLSTSIVVANGDYELRTRGRIIKFEGFLKAAPQAAKKDEDVALPDIKVDEVLDLKQLDPSQHFTKPAPRYTEASLVKELEKQGIGRPSTYASIISTIQDRGYVRLQNRRFYAEKMGEIVTERLSESFPNLMDFDFTARMEDELDDIAEGDVQWKQVLNDFYGRFKQQLETAESTDEGGMRANTPTETDIPCPSCGRNMQIRVASTGVFLGCSGYSLPPKERCKTTINLVSGDEVVSADDDVEGEGESRLLRKKRRCSKCGTAMDSYLIDEARKLHVCGNNPDCSGFEVEQGTFRIKGYDGPTLECDKCGSEMQLKTGRFGKYFGCTGDTCKNTRKLLKNGEPAPPKMDPVPMPELQCQKVDDTYVLRDGASGLFLAASKFPKNRETRPPLVKEIKPHRKEIDPKYDFLMKAPEADPEGNPTVIRYSRKTKEQYVMSEKDGKATGWSAWYVKGKWEPKEK, from the coding sequence ATGGGTAAAAGTCTCGTAATTGTCGAGTCACCAGCGAAAGCGAAGACCATTAATAAGTACCTGGGTTCCGATTTCATTGTGAAATCGAGTGTCGGGCACATTCGTGATCTTCCCGTCAGTGGCAGTGGGTCCCAGACCGACCCGAAAGAGCGCGCCCGGCAGGCCGCACTTACTCGCAAGATGAGCCCGGACGAGAAGGCCGCCCACAAGAAACGCAAGGCCCGGGAACAGCTAGTGGCGCGCATGGGCGTGGACCCGGACAAGAACTGGGACGCCCGCTACGAGATCCTGCCCGGCAAGGAGAAGGTGGTCAGCGAACTCAAGCGGCTGGCCAAATCGGCCGACCACATCTATCTGGCGACGGATTTGGACCGCGAAGGGGAGGCCATTGCCTGGCACCTGCAGGAAACCATTGGCGGCGAGCCCGACAAGTACCGCCGTGTGGTGTTCAACGAAATCACCAAGCGCGCCATCCAGGAGGCGTTCAAGGATCCCGGCGCCCTGGACAACAACCGGGTGAACGCGCAGCAGGCGCGGCGGTTCCTGGACCGGGTCGTGGGTTACATGGTGTCGCCGTTGCTCTGGGCAAAAATTGCCCGCGGGCTGTCCGCCGGTCGGGTTCAGTCGGTGGCGGTGCGCCTGATCGTCGAGCGCGAGCGCGAGATCCGCAAGTTTGTCCCGGAAGAATTCTGGCAGTTGCACGCTAACCTGGCGCCCGCCAAGGCGGATCAGCCGGTCCGCTTCGAAGTTACCCGGTACGACGACAAGCCGTATCGCCCGGTCAATGAAAGCCAGAGCAATGACCACGTCGACCGCCTGAAGGCGGGCGCATTCAAGGTTGCCAAGCGCGAAGACAAGCCGACCCGGTCACGGCCGTCGGCACCGTTCATTACCTCGACCCTGCAGCAGGCGGCCAGTAACCGCATGGGGTTCAGCGTCAAGAAGACCATGATGCTGGCCCAGCGGCTGTACGAGGCGGGTTTCATCACTTACATGCGTACCGACTCCACCAACCTGAGTCAGGACGCGGTGAACGGGTGTCGTGACTACATCCAGAAGCAGTTCGGTGACCGCTATCTGCCAGAGAAGCCGCGGGTTTACGGCAGCAAGGAGGGCGCCCAGGAAGCGCACGAAGCGATCCGACCGACCGAGGTCAGTCGCCGTCCGTCCGACATCAGCGGCCTGGAGAAAGACGCCGAAAAGCTGTACGACCTGATCTGGCGCCAGTTCATCGCCTGTCAGATGGCCGACGCCGAATTCCTGAGCACCTCTATCGTCGTCGCCAACGGCGATTACGAGCTGCGTACCCGTGGCCGTATCATCAAGTTCGAGGGTTTCCTGAAGGCTGCGCCCCAGGCCGCGAAAAAAGACGAAGACGTGGCTCTGCCGGACATCAAGGTCGACGAGGTCCTGGATCTGAAACAGCTGGACCCGAGCCAGCATTTTACCAAGCCGGCACCGCGCTACACCGAGGCCAGCCTGGTCAAGGAGCTGGAGAAGCAGGGCATCGGTCGGCCCTCGACCTACGCCTCCATCATTTCCACCATTCAGGATCGCGGCTACGTGCGCTTGCAGAACCGCCGTTTCTACGCGGAAAAGATGGGGGAGATTGTCACTGAGCGGCTGTCCGAATCCTTCCCAAACCTGATGGACTTCGATTTCACTGCCCGCATGGAGGATGAGCTGGACGATATTGCCGAGGGCGACGTCCAGTGGAAGCAGGTGCTGAACGATTTCTACGGCCGGTTCAAGCAGCAGCTGGAAACTGCCGAAAGCACGGACGAAGGTGGCATGCGGGCCAACACCCCGACTGAAACCGACATTCCGTGCCCCAGCTGTGGCCGCAACATGCAGATTCGGGTCGCCAGCACCGGGGTGTTCCTCGGATGCTCCGGTTACTCGCTGCCCCCAAAAGAGCGTTGCAAAACCACCATCAACCTGGTGTCCGGCGACGAGGTGGTGAGCGCCGACGACGATGTCGAGGGCGAGGGCGAAAGCCGGTTGCTGCGCAAGAAACGGCGCTGCTCCAAGTGCGGTACCGCCATGGACAGCTACCTCATTGATGAAGCCCGCAAGCTTCACGTGTGCGGCAACAACCCGGATTGTTCCGGGTTCGAGGTGGAGCAGGGCACTTTCCGGATCAAGGGTTACGACGGGCCGACCCTGGAGTGCGACAAGTGTGGTTCGGAGATGCAGCTGAAGACCGGACGTTTCGGCAAGTATTTCGGCTGTACCGGTGATACCTGCAAGAATACCCGCAAGCTGTTGAAAAATGGTGAGCCGGCACCGCCCAAGATGGATCCGGTGCCGATGCCGGAACTGCAGTGCCAGAAGGTGGACGACACCTATGTGCTGCGGGACGGGGCCTCCGGCCTGTTCCTGGCGGCCAGCAAATTCCCGAAAAACCGGGAAACCCGGCCGCCGTTGGTCAAAGAGATCAAGCCCCATCGTAAGGAAATCGACCCCAAGTACGATTTCCTGATGAAGGCGCCGGAGGCGGATCCCGAGGGCAACCCCACGGTGATTCGTTACAGCCGCAAGACCAAGGAGCAGTACGTGATGTCGGAGAAAGACGGCAAGGCGACTGGCTGGTCAGCCTGGTACGTCAAAGGCAAGTGGGAGCCCAAGGAGAAGTAG
- the fadA gene encoding acetyl-CoA C-acyltransferase FadA, which yields MSLNPRDVVVVDCVRTPMGRAKNGCFRNVRAETLSAALIEALFERNPKLDPKEVEDVIWGCVNQTKEQGFNVARQISLLTRIPHESAAQTVNRLCGSAMSAIHTAAQAIQTGNGDVFVVGGVEHMGHVPMTEGFDHNPAASKYSAKASNMMGLTAEMLAKMHGISRSQQDEFGARSHRLAHEATVEGRFKNEIVPIEGHDENGFKTLIEQDETIRPETSVESLGQLRPAFDPKNGTVTAGTSSQLTDGAAAMVLMSAERAEALGLKPRARIVSMAVAGCDPAIMGYGPVPATKKALKRAGLKVEDIDFWELNEAFAGQSLPVLKDLKLLGVMEEKVNLNGGAIALGHPLGCSGARISTTLLNVMEAKGGKLGVSTMCIGLGQGIATVWERL from the coding sequence ATGAGCCTTAATCCGAGAGACGTTGTCGTCGTCGATTGCGTGCGGACTCCGATGGGTCGTGCCAAGAATGGTTGCTTCCGTAACGTGCGTGCCGAGACCCTGTCCGCCGCCCTGATCGAAGCACTGTTTGAGCGCAACCCGAAGCTCGACCCGAAAGAAGTGGAAGATGTGATCTGGGGCTGTGTGAACCAGACCAAGGAGCAGGGCTTTAACGTGGCCCGGCAGATTTCCCTGCTGACCCGTATCCCGCACGAGTCTGCGGCCCAGACGGTGAACCGTCTGTGTGGTTCTGCCATGTCCGCGATCCACACCGCCGCCCAGGCCATCCAGACCGGTAACGGCGACGTGTTCGTGGTCGGTGGTGTCGAGCACATGGGCCATGTACCCATGACCGAAGGCTTCGACCACAACCCGGCCGCGTCCAAGTACTCTGCCAAGGCCTCCAACATGATGGGCCTGACCGCAGAAATGCTGGCCAAGATGCACGGTATCTCCCGCTCCCAGCAGGACGAGTTTGGCGCACGCTCACACCGTCTGGCCCATGAAGCGACGGTTGAGGGTCGGTTCAAGAACGAAATCGTGCCGATCGAAGGCCACGACGAGAACGGCTTCAAGACCCTGATCGAGCAGGACGAAACCATCCGTCCCGAGACGTCGGTTGAGTCCCTGGGTCAGTTGCGTCCGGCGTTCGATCCGAAGAACGGCACCGTGACAGCCGGTACCTCCTCCCAGCTCACCGACGGTGCCGCTGCGATGGTGCTGATGTCGGCCGAGCGCGCCGAGGCCCTGGGCCTCAAGCCGCGCGCACGGATCGTGAGCATGGCCGTTGCAGGTTGTGATCCCGCTATCATGGGTTACGGCCCGGTTCCGGCCACCAAGAAGGCGCTGAAGCGTGCCGGTCTCAAGGTCGAGGACATCGACTTCTGGGAACTGAACGAAGCCTTCGCCGGTCAGTCGCTGCCGGTCCTGAAAGACCTGAAGCTGCTGGGCGTGATGGAAGAGAAAGTGAACCTGAACGGCGGCGCGATTGCTCTCGGCCATCCGCTGGGCTGTTCCGGTGCGCGCATCTCCACGACTCTGCTGAACGTGATGGAAGCCAAAGGCGGCAAGCTGGGCGTCTCCACCATGTGTATCGGTCTGGGTCAGGGTATTGCGACCGTGTGGGAGCGTCTCTGA
- a CDS encoding NAD(P)-dependent oxidoreductase, whose translation MTTRVTFIGLGVMGYPMAGHLANAGLEVRVWNRTHAKAEQWAKEYPGQAFETVADAVQGAEFVMTCVGADKDLIEVYEGEHGIIANAADGAALIDHTTATADVAERLAAAAGSRNQAFIDAPISGGQQGAEKGQLTVMCGGTDSAFDKARPLIDHYARAVTLLGPVGSGQKTKMVNQIAIAGLVQGLSEALHFAEKANLDVTKVVDVISKGAAQSWQMENRSATMIAGEFDHGFAVDWMRKDLGICLAEANKVNASLPVTALVDQFYGDVQAMGGRRWDTSSLIQRLRKLR comes from the coding sequence ATGACAACCAGAGTTACCTTTATCGGCCTTGGGGTGATGGGCTACCCCATGGCGGGCCACCTGGCCAACGCCGGCCTTGAGGTCCGGGTCTGGAACCGGACCCACGCCAAGGCCGAACAATGGGCGAAGGAGTACCCGGGCCAGGCCTTCGAGACCGTCGCCGACGCCGTGCAAGGGGCGGAGTTCGTGATGACCTGCGTCGGGGCCGACAAGGACCTGATTGAAGTGTACGAGGGTGAACACGGCATCATCGCCAACGCCGCAGATGGTGCCGCCCTGATCGACCACACCACCGCCACGGCGGACGTTGCCGAACGCCTGGCCGCAGCGGCCGGGAGCCGCAATCAGGCGTTCATCGATGCCCCCATTTCCGGTGGCCAGCAAGGCGCCGAGAAAGGTCAGCTGACGGTGATGTGCGGCGGCACGGACTCAGCGTTCGACAAGGCCAGGCCGCTGATTGACCATTACGCACGCGCGGTCACCCTGCTGGGCCCGGTCGGCAGCGGCCAGAAGACCAAGATGGTCAACCAGATTGCCATTGCCGGCCTGGTCCAGGGCCTGTCCGAGGCCCTGCACTTCGCCGAGAAAGCCAATCTTGATGTAACCAAGGTGGTGGATGTCATCTCCAAGGGCGCGGCCCAGTCCTGGCAGATGGAGAACCGGTCAGCCACCATGATCGCGGGGGAATTTGACCACGGTTTCGCGGTGGACTGGATGCGCAAGGACCTGGGCATTTGCCTGGCCGAGGCCAACAAGGTCAACGCCTCACTGCCCGTTACCGCCCTGGTGGACCAGTTTTACGGCGACGTCCAGGCCATGGGCGGACGGCGGTGGGACACCTCCTCCTTGATCCAGCGACTGCGTAAATTGCGCTGA
- the fadB gene encoding fatty acid oxidation complex subunit alpha FadB, with translation MIYEGKAITVKEIEGGIAQLNFDLQGESVNKFNRLTIEELGAATDALKAQKNLKGLVVTSSKDSFIVGADITEFTELFAGSEEDLVANNLKANEVFNNVEDLPFPTVTAINGMALGGGFEMCLATDYRVMDKKAKVGLPEVKLGIFPGFGGTVRLSRLVGVDNAVEWISGGTENRADAALKVGAVDAVVDADKLVDAAVAIINQCNEGKLDNQARREEKKGKIKLNAMESMMAFEISKAFVAGKAGKNYPAPVEAIKVMQKHAGMTRDKAIEVEAKGFAKMAKTNVAACLVGLFLNDQELKKKAKAWEKEASDVNLAAVLGAGIMGGGVAFQSALKGTPIVMKDINQDGIKLGLEEAKKLLAKRVSRGKMDASKMADVLNSITPTLNYGDFKSVDLVVEAVVENPKVKDAVLRETEDAVREDTILTSNTSTISIDLLAKNLKRPENFCGMHFFNPVHMMPLVEVIRGEKTSDRAIATTVAYAKAMGKTPIVVNDCPGFLVNRVLFPYFGGFAGLVRDGADFQKVDKVMEKFGWPMGPAYLLDVVGMDTAKHANEVMAEGFPDRMKDENKSAIDVMFENNRYGQKNDKGFYKYETDKKGKPKKVVDEETYKLIEPVVQGKKDFDDEDIIARMMIPLCLETVRCLEDGIVEDPADADMGLIFGIGFPPFRGGALRYIDDMGVDTFVELADKFADLGPLYHPTEKLREMAKTGKKFFG, from the coding sequence ATGATTTACGAAGGTAAAGCCATCACGGTTAAAGAGATCGAAGGCGGGATCGCTCAGTTGAACTTTGACTTGCAGGGCGAGTCAGTGAACAAGTTCAACCGTCTCACTATCGAAGAGCTTGGCGCCGCGACTGACGCACTCAAAGCGCAGAAAAACCTGAAAGGCCTGGTGGTTACCAGTTCCAAGGACAGCTTCATTGTTGGTGCCGACATCACCGAGTTCACCGAGCTGTTTGCCGGCTCGGAAGAGGACCTGGTGGCCAACAACCTGAAGGCGAACGAAGTCTTCAACAACGTCGAGGATCTGCCGTTCCCGACCGTGACCGCGATCAACGGCATGGCGCTGGGTGGTGGCTTTGAAATGTGCCTGGCCACCGATTACCGCGTCATGGACAAGAAGGCCAAGGTCGGCCTGCCGGAAGTCAAGCTGGGGATCTTCCCGGGCTTCGGTGGTACCGTTCGACTGTCCCGTCTGGTCGGCGTTGATAACGCCGTTGAATGGATCAGTGGCGGCACCGAGAACCGCGCCGACGCCGCGCTGAAGGTCGGTGCCGTTGATGCCGTGGTCGATGCCGACAAACTGGTCGATGCGGCCGTTGCCATCATCAATCAGTGTAACGAGGGTAAGCTCGACAACCAGGCCCGTCGTGAAGAGAAGAAGGGCAAGATCAAGCTGAATGCCATGGAAAGCATGATGGCGTTCGAGATCTCCAAGGCGTTCGTCGCTGGCAAGGCTGGCAAGAACTACCCGGCGCCGGTCGAGGCCATCAAGGTGATGCAGAAGCACGCCGGCATGACCCGCGACAAGGCCATCGAAGTGGAAGCCAAGGGTTTCGCCAAGATGGCGAAAACCAACGTGGCGGCCTGCCTGGTTGGCCTGTTCCTGAATGACCAGGAACTGAAGAAGAAGGCCAAGGCCTGGGAAAAGGAAGCCAGTGACGTCAATCTGGCCGCCGTACTCGGCGCCGGCATCATGGGTGGCGGTGTCGCCTTCCAGTCGGCCCTGAAGGGCACCCCGATCGTCATGAAAGACATCAATCAGGACGGCATCAAGCTGGGCCTGGAAGAGGCCAAGAAGCTGCTGGCCAAGCGCGTGTCCCGTGGCAAGATGGACGCCAGCAAGATGGCGGACGTTCTCAACAGCATCACTCCGACCCTGAACTACGGCGATTTCAAGAGCGTTGACCTGGTGGTTGAAGCCGTTGTCGAGAATCCCAAGGTGAAGGACGCGGTGCTGCGCGAGACCGAAGACGCGGTACGCGAGGACACCATTCTGACCTCCAACACCTCCACCATTTCCATCGATCTTCTGGCCAAAAACCTGAAGCGTCCGGAAAACTTCTGTGGCATGCACTTCTTCAACCCGGTGCACATGATGCCGCTGGTTGAGGTTATCCGTGGCGAGAAGACCAGTGATCGCGCCATCGCGACCACCGTGGCGTACGCCAAGGCCATGGGCAAGACCCCGATCGTGGTCAACGACTGCCCGGGCTTCCTGGTCAACCGTGTCCTGTTCCCGTACTTCGGCGGCTTTGCCGGCCTGGTCCGCGACGGCGCCGATTTCCAGAAAGTCGACAAGGTCATGGAGAAGTTTGGCTGGCCGATGGGCCCTGCCTACCTGCTCGACGTCGTCGGCATGGACACCGCCAAGCACGCCAACGAAGTCATGGCGGAAGGCTTCCCGGACCGCATGAAGGACGAGAACAAGTCCGCCATCGATGTGATGTTCGAGAACAACCGCTACGGCCAGAAGAACGACAAGGGTTTCTACAAGTACGAAACCGACAAGAAAGGCAAGCCCAAGAAGGTTGTAGATGAAGAAACCTACAAGCTGATTGAGCCTGTGGTTCAGGGTAAGAAGGACTTTGATGACGAAGACATCATTGCCCGGATGATGATCCCGCTGTGCCTGGAAACCGTTCGCTGCCTGGAAGACGGCATCGTCGAGGATCCGGCAGACGCGGATATGGGTCTGATCTTCGGTATCGGCTTCCCGCCGTTCCGTGGTGGTGCCCTGCGCTATATCGACGACATGGGTGTCGACACCTTCGTCGAGCTGGCAGACAAGTTTGCAGACCTTGGTCCTCTGTACCACCCGACCGAGAAGCTGCGTGAAATGGCCAAGACTGGCAAAAAGTTCTTTGGCTAA